GCAGATCTTCATCGGCGGCGCGCACGTCGGCGGCTGCACCGAGCTCTACGCGCTCGAGCAGGCCGGCAAGCTCGACGCCATGCTGAAGGGCGAGGCTGCCTGAACATCATGATCCGGTATCAGCTCGCCTGCGCCAACGACCACCACTTCGAATCCTGGTTTCGCGACAGCTCGTCCTTTGACACCCAGGTCGATGCCGGCCTTCTGTCGTGCCCCGCGTGCGGGACCGATCGGGTGGCGAAGTCGATCATGGCGCCCGCCGTGGTTGGCGCCGCGGGCCGGCGGGAGATTGTCGCGCCGGAGCAGCCCGGCGCGCCGGGGGCCGTGGCGCTGCTCGATGATCGCCAGCAGGCGCTGCGCGCCGCCTTGCGCGAGCTGCGGAGCAAGATCCTCGCCCAGGGCGAGGACGTCGGCAGCCGCTTTCCAGAGCAGGCGCGCCAGATGCACGACGGCGAGATCCCCACGCGCCCCATCCACGGCCAAGCCACGCCGCAAGAGGCGCGCGGCCTCCTCGAGGACGGCGTCCCTATCCTGCCGATCCCGGTGCTACCGGAGGAGCTGAACTGAGCGCGCGGAACCCTTGGCGGCTGTGACGCTTTCTTGACGACGCAAGAATAAACGGCAGAGTGACGCGGCGCGAAGCAACCCGAGGGTCCGCGCCAAGAAAGCGGTTTGAGATGCTCGAGGTGCAGACGCTTGCCTAGCCAGTTTCCGAGCCCGGCTCGCCAGCGTCTCGCCAAGTCCCGAGCCGGCAAGCCCCGCCTCGAAGATCGCCTCGCCGACGAGGCCCGCTTCATCAAGACCTGGCTCGACAATCCAATCCTGACCGGCGCCGTATCGCCGTCTGGGCGCTTCCTCGCCAGGATGATGGCGCGAGCCGTCGATCCGATCGGCGACGGGCCGATCGTCGAGCTCGGACCCGGCACCGGCCCGATCACCGAGGCGCTTCTGAAGCGCGGGGTGGCGCCGCGCCGCCTCGTCCTCGTCGAGTTCGACAGCGCTTTCTGCCGGCTGCTGCGCAAGCGCTTTCCCGGCGTTCATGTCGTCCAGGGGGACGCCTACCGGCTCGACGAGACGCTGGCGAGCGTGCTGACGGCGCCCGCCGTGTCCGTCGTGTCGAGCCTGCCGCTCCTGAACAAGCCCGAGACCGAGCGCCTTGCGCTCATCGCCAACGCATTCGAGCTGATGGCGCCGGGCGGCACCTTCGTGCAGTTCACCTACGGCATGGCGTCGCCGGTGCCGCGCAGCGCGGCTGCCGCCTATGATGCCGAGGTCTCGCCGCCGATCTGGCTGAACTTGCCGCCGGCGCGCGTCTGGGTCTATCGCCGCAAGGGGGACCTCGGCGCCCGCTCGATCGAGGTGCGAGGCGACGTCGGCTTGCATGAGCGCAGTGGCGAGCCGATCTTCCGCCCGGCGCGTTTTCGTCCTACCGGCGAGCGCAGGCTGTTCCGCCGACGTCGCGACGATCTGGCGGCGCCGCTCGGGGACTGAGGTCGCCGACGCGGCCTGGCCTGGCAAGAGAGGCGCTGAATGTCCGACAAGCTGATCGTCGCCCTCGACCTGCCGACGCCCGAGGACGCCTCGCGCCTTGTCGCGACGCTGGGCGACACGGTCTCGTTCTACAAGATCGGGCTGGAGCTCGCCTATGGCGGCGGTCTGCCGCTGGCCGAACGGCTGATCGGCGAGGGCAAGAAGGTCTTTCTCGATCTCAAGCTGCACGACATCCCCGCGACCGTCGAGCGCGCTGCAAAGCAAGTGGCCCGGCTCGGCGCGACCTTCCTCACCGTGCATGCCTTTCCGCAGACGATGCGGGCTGCCAAGGCCGGCGTCGGCGATGACGGCCCGGGCGTGCTCGGCGTCACCGTGATGACGTCCTACGACGACGCCGATCTCGAATCGGCCGGCTATTCCATCGGCGTGCGCGACCTCGTCGCGCGACGCGCCGACCAAGCCGTCGAGGCCGGCATCGACGGGCTGATCCTTTCGGCCGAGGAGGTCGCGGCAATGCGGCGGCGCGTCGGCGCGAAGCTGAAGCTCGTGACGCCCGGCATTCGCCCCGCGGGCGCCGCCGCTGGCGACCAGAAGCGCGTGATGACGCCCGCCGCGGCCCTGGCCGCTGGCGCCGATCACCTGGTGATCGGCCGCCCGATCACCAGGGCCGACGATCCGCGTGGCGCCGCCGCGGCGATCCTCGCAGAGATGGCCGCGGGCCAAGCGGTCTAGCCGCGCCACCGGTCCGA
This Beijerinckiaceae bacterium RH AL1 DNA region includes the following protein-coding sequences:
- a CDS encoding hypothetical protein (ID:RHAL1_00156;~conserved protein of unknown function;~source:Prodigal:2.6), which encodes MIRYQLACANDHHFESWFRDSSSFDTQVDAGLLSCPACGTDRVAKSIMAPAVVGAAGRREIVAPEQPGAPGAVALLDDRQQALRAALRELRSKILAQGEDVGSRFPEQARQMHDGEIPTRPIHGQATPQEARGLLEDGVPILPIPVLPEELN
- a CDS encoding protein of unknown function (ID:RHAL1_00157;~source:Prodigal:2.6), which produces MPSQFPSPARQRLAKSRAGKPRLEDRLADEARFIKTWLDNPILTGAVSPSGRFLARMMARAVDPIGDGPIVELGPGTGPITEALLKRGVAPRRLVLVEFDSAFCRLLRKRFPGVHVVQGDAYRLDETLASVLTAPAVSVVSSLPLLNKPETERLALIANAFELMAPGGTFVQFTYGMASPVPRSAAAAYDAEVSPPIWLNLPPARVWVYRRKGDLGARSIEVRGDVGLHERSGEPIFRPARFRPTGERRLFRRRRDDLAAPLGD
- the pyrF gene encoding Orotidine 5'-phosphate decarboxylase (ID:RHAL1_00158;~source:Prodigal:2.6), translated to MSDKLIVALDLPTPEDASRLVATLGDTVSFYKIGLELAYGGGLPLAERLIGEGKKVFLDLKLHDIPATVERAAKQVARLGATFLTVHAFPQTMRAAKAGVGDDGPGVLGVTVMTSYDDADLESAGYSIGVRDLVARRADQAVEAGIDGLILSAEEVAAMRRRVGAKLKLVTPGIRPAGAAAGDQKRVMTPAAALAAGADHLVIGRPITRADDPRGAAAAILAEMAAGQAV